From Cellulomonas oligotrophica, a single genomic window includes:
- the alaS gene encoding alanine--tRNA ligase, with protein sequence MRTAEIRQRWLDYFASKDHEIVPSVPLISPDPSILFTIAGMVPFIPYILGTQDAPWPRAANVQKCIRTNDIENVGRTTRHGTFFQMMGNFSFGDYFKEGAIELAWELLTSPQDAGGFGLDPDRLWVTTWDQDAEALDALLRVGVDRRHVVRLPRQENFWDTGQPGPAGPCAEWHYDRGPEFGPEAEGGTVDPGGDRYLEIWNLVFDQFVRGEGRGKDYPLLGELEQKAIDTGAGLERIAYLLQGKNNLYETDEVFPVIAQAQEITGRRYGAVTEDDVRLRVVGDHVRSSLMLIGDGVTPSNEGRGYVLRRLVRRTVRSMRLLGVEEPVMPHLLPVSRDAMAVSYPEVARDFERIAQVAYGEEEAFLRTLTAGTTIFEGAVAKAKSTPAPVLTGEQAFALHDTYGFPIDLTLEMASEHGVDVDEQAFRTLMQAQRDRARADALAKKTGHADTSAYQQLHQALSAEQGAPVRFAGYTDATTRSRVVGLLVDGVPQPAATAPADVQVVLDVTPFYAEAGGQLADEGTIHLDAGGLVQVDDVQAPIKGLSVHHGRLVDGTITLGDAGTAQIDVQRRRAIARAHTATHMVHKALHEEIGSTATQAGSENAPSRLRFDFRSGAAVPAGSLAQIEGRVNERLQDDLDVTEAVMPIDEARALGAMALFGEKYGNEVRVVSIGGDWSRELCAGTHVRRSGELGLVTLLGESSIGSGVRRVDALVGAGAYGYQAKERALVGQLSGLLGARPDDLADRVSSLMQRLRESEKELAQLRQAQVLAAAGRLAASPEQVGATLVVAHDAGDVAGADDLRTLALDVRGRLGDGAPSVVAVGGTAKGRPLVVVATNAPAREAGLRAGALVRTASGVLGGGGGGKDDVAQGGGQDPARLADALSAVVAAVRG encoded by the coding sequence ATGCGTACCGCCGAGATCCGCCAGCGCTGGCTCGACTACTTCGCGAGCAAGGACCACGAGATCGTGCCGTCCGTGCCGCTCATCTCGCCGGACCCGTCGATCCTGTTCACGATCGCCGGCATGGTGCCGTTCATCCCGTACATCCTCGGGACGCAGGACGCGCCCTGGCCGCGGGCGGCGAACGTGCAGAAGTGCATCCGCACCAACGACATCGAGAACGTCGGTCGCACCACGCGGCACGGCACGTTCTTCCAGATGATGGGCAACTTCTCCTTCGGGGACTACTTCAAGGAGGGGGCGATCGAGCTCGCGTGGGAGCTGCTCACGTCCCCCCAGGACGCGGGCGGCTTCGGGCTCGACCCCGACCGCCTGTGGGTGACGACGTGGGACCAGGACGCGGAGGCGCTCGACGCGCTGCTCCGGGTCGGCGTGGACCGCCGGCACGTCGTGCGCCTGCCCCGCCAGGAGAACTTCTGGGACACCGGCCAGCCCGGTCCCGCGGGCCCCTGCGCGGAGTGGCACTACGACCGCGGTCCCGAGTTCGGCCCCGAGGCCGAGGGGGGCACGGTCGACCCCGGCGGCGACCGGTACCTGGAGATCTGGAACCTGGTGTTCGACCAGTTCGTGCGAGGCGAGGGCCGGGGCAAGGACTACCCGCTGCTGGGCGAGCTCGAGCAGAAGGCCATCGACACCGGTGCGGGCCTCGAGCGCATCGCGTACCTGCTGCAGGGCAAGAACAACCTGTACGAGACGGACGAGGTCTTCCCCGTCATCGCCCAGGCGCAGGAGATCACGGGCCGCCGCTACGGCGCGGTCACGGAGGACGACGTGCGGCTGCGCGTCGTGGGCGACCACGTGCGTTCCAGCCTCATGCTCATCGGCGACGGCGTGACGCCGTCGAACGAGGGGCGCGGGTACGTGCTGCGCCGGCTGGTGCGCCGCACGGTCCGCTCCATGCGGCTGCTCGGGGTCGAGGAGCCGGTGATGCCGCACCTGCTGCCCGTCAGCCGCGACGCGATGGCGGTGTCGTACCCCGAGGTCGCGCGCGACTTCGAGCGCATCGCCCAGGTCGCGTACGGCGAGGAGGAGGCGTTCCTGCGGACGCTGACCGCCGGCACGACGATCTTCGAGGGGGCGGTGGCGAAGGCGAAGTCGACCCCGGCGCCCGTGCTGACGGGCGAGCAGGCGTTCGCGCTGCACGACACGTACGGCTTCCCGATCGACCTGACGCTCGAGATGGCGTCGGAGCACGGGGTCGACGTCGACGAGCAGGCGTTCCGCACGCTCATGCAGGCGCAGCGGGACCGGGCGCGCGCCGACGCGCTGGCCAAGAAGACCGGCCACGCGGACACGTCCGCGTACCAGCAGCTGCACCAGGCGCTCAGCGCGGAGCAGGGCGCGCCGGTGCGGTTCGCCGGCTACACCGACGCGACCACGCGCAGCCGGGTCGTCGGCCTGCTCGTCGACGGCGTGCCGCAGCCCGCCGCGACCGCGCCGGCGGATGTGCAGGTCGTGCTCGACGTGACGCCGTTCTACGCGGAGGCGGGCGGCCAGCTCGCCGACGAGGGCACGATCCACCTCGACGCGGGCGGTCTCGTCCAGGTCGACGACGTGCAGGCGCCGATCAAGGGGCTGTCCGTGCACCACGGTCGCCTCGTGGACGGCACGATCACGCTGGGCGACGCGGGCACCGCGCAGATCGACGTGCAGCGTCGTCGGGCGATCGCCCGCGCGCACACCGCGACGCACATGGTGCACAAGGCGCTGCACGAGGAGATCGGCTCGACCGCGACCCAGGCGGGCTCGGAGAACGCGCCCAGCCGGCTGCGGTTCGACTTCCGCTCCGGCGCGGCCGTCCCCGCGGGCTCGCTCGCGCAGATCGAGGGGCGCGTCAACGAGCGCCTGCAGGACGACCTCGACGTCACCGAGGCCGTCATGCCGATCGACGAGGCACGTGCGCTCGGCGCGATGGCGCTGTTCGGCGAGAAGTACGGCAACGAGGTCCGGGTGGTGTCCATCGGCGGCGACTGGTCGCGCGAGCTGTGCGCGGGTACGCACGTGCGGCGCTCGGGCGAGCTCGGGCTGGTCACGCTGCTGGGGGAGTCGTCGATCGGGTCGGGCGTGCGGCGCGTCGACGCGCTCGTCGGTGCGGGTGCGTACGGGTACCAGGCCAAGGAGCGCGCGCTCGTGGGGCAGCTCTCGGGGCTGCTCGGTGCGCGTCCGGACGACCTCGCGGACCGCGTGTCCTCGCTGATGCAGCGGCTGCGCGAGTCGGAGAAGGAGCTGGCCCAGCTGCGTCAGGCGCAGGTGCTCGCCGCGGCTGGCCGCCTCGCGGCGTCGCCGGAGCAGGTGGGGGCCACGCTCGTCGTCGCGCACGACGCGGGTGACGTGGCGGGCGCCGACGACCTGCGCACCCTCGCGCTGGACGTGCGCGGGCGCCTCGGGGACGGTGCGCCGTCCGTCGTGGCCGTGGGCGGCACCGCCAAGGGACGCCCCCTCGTCGTCGTCGCGACCAACGCGCCGGCCCGGGAGGCGGGCCTGCGGGCCGGTGCCCTCGTGCGCACCGCGTCGGGCGTGCTCGGCGGCGGTGGTGGCGGCAAGGACGACGTGGCGCAGGGCGGCGGGCAGGACCCCGCGCGCCTGGCCGACGCGTTGTCCGCGGTCGTGGCGGCGGTGCGCGGCTGA
- the ruvX gene encoding Holliday junction resolvase RuvX → MTRGARVAVDVGSVRVGVAASDPDGMLATPVATVRRAAGTVHATSPDVVRIADEVRERGAQVVYVGLPRHLSGAEGSSAGAARAYAVALAQAAAPTGVRLVDERMSTVSAHHALQASGRSGRRHREVVDQAAAVVILQYALDAERATGRRPGERVDVDLEPRSPASGEAAGDGTTTVE, encoded by the coding sequence GTGACCCGGGGCGCCCGCGTCGCGGTCGACGTCGGCAGCGTCCGCGTCGGGGTCGCGGCGAGCGACCCCGACGGGATGCTCGCCACGCCGGTCGCGACGGTCCGACGCGCCGCCGGGACGGTCCACGCGACCTCTCCGGACGTCGTCCGGATCGCGGACGAGGTGCGTGAGCGTGGTGCGCAGGTCGTGTATGTCGGACTTCCGCGGCACCTCTCGGGTGCCGAAGGCTCGTCGGCGGGCGCCGCGCGCGCGTACGCTGTCGCCCTGGCGCAGGCCGCGGCCCCCACGGGGGTCCGTCTGGTCGATGAGCGGATGAGCACCGTGTCCGCGCATCACGCGCTCCAGGCGTCCGGCCGATCCGGACGCCGCCACCGTGAGGTCGTCGACCAGGCGGCCGCGGTGGTGATCCTGCAGTACGCGCTGGACGCCGAGCGGGCGACAGGCCGTCGCCCCGGGGAACGGGTCGACGTGGACCTGGAACCACGGAGCCCGGCGTCGGGGGAGGCTGCAGGCGACGGCACGACGACCGTGGAGTGA
- the mltG gene encoding endolytic transglycosylase MltG — protein MSNHTEWWAPAQAEGGAADLFGDRTPAGAPPEEPRRRSRASSRRRQEKVKKQRRRRSYAILAVALVMVAGAGYVVFSLFGGALGGLFGGGSSSAAAVTDYTGPGRPGGNPVVIPAGATGADMATALVEAGVVASEGAFLDAFEANPDAASIQPGTYNLLLEMKASEAVVALLDPSSRVTMNVTIPEGYTAEQIYQRINEVTLIPVEDLRAAAADPAAIGLPAEANGAIEGWLFPSTYPVEEDADAASVLSQMTAKTVETLTAKGVAQDQWEDLLKKASLVEREAKLDEDRPKIARAIENRLAQGMRLDIDAAVAYGAGISGTELNDDYLNDTSNPYNLRRLTGLPPTPIASPGEKSIDAVLNPAEGEWLFWVTVNLDTGETRFATTNDEHNQNKALYQQWVAENS, from the coding sequence GTGAGCAACCACACGGAATGGTGGGCCCCGGCTCAGGCCGAGGGCGGCGCCGCCGACCTCTTCGGTGACCGCACGCCCGCGGGCGCGCCCCCGGAGGAGCCCCGACGCCGCTCGCGCGCCTCGTCGCGCCGGCGCCAGGAGAAGGTCAAGAAGCAGCGTCGCCGCCGCTCCTACGCCATCCTCGCGGTCGCGCTCGTCATGGTCGCCGGTGCCGGCTACGTGGTGTTCTCGCTCTTCGGCGGTGCACTCGGCGGACTCTTCGGCGGCGGCTCCAGCTCTGCCGCCGCCGTGACCGACTACACCGGTCCCGGCCGGCCGGGCGGCAACCCCGTCGTGATCCCCGCCGGTGCCACGGGTGCGGACATGGCCACGGCCCTCGTCGAGGCGGGTGTCGTGGCCAGCGAGGGAGCGTTCCTCGACGCCTTCGAGGCGAACCCCGACGCGGCGTCCATCCAGCCCGGCACGTACAACCTGCTGCTGGAGATGAAGGCCAGCGAGGCGGTGGTCGCGCTCCTCGACCCGTCGAGCCGGGTGACGATGAACGTGACGATCCCCGAGGGCTACACGGCCGAGCAGATCTACCAGCGCATCAACGAGGTCACCCTCATCCCCGTCGAGGACCTCCGGGCAGCGGCGGCCGACCCCGCGGCGATCGGGCTTCCCGCCGAGGCCAACGGGGCCATCGAGGGATGGCTGTTCCCGTCGACCTATCCGGTCGAGGAGGACGCCGACGCCGCGAGCGTCCTGTCCCAGATGACGGCGAAGACGGTCGAGACCCTCACAGCCAAGGGTGTCGCCCAGGACCAGTGGGAGGACCTGCTGAAGAAGGCGTCGCTGGTCGAGCGGGAGGCCAAGCTCGATGAGGACCGCCCGAAGATCGCGCGGGCGATCGAGAACCGCCTGGCCCAGGGCATGCGCCTCGACATCGACGCGGCCGTCGCGTACGGCGCCGGGATCTCGGGAACAGAGTTGAACGATGACTACCTCAACGACACGAGCAACCCCTACAACTTGCGGCGCCTCACAGGGCTGCCGCCCACGCCGATCGCCTCGCCCGGTGAGAAGTCGATCGATGCCGTCCTCAACCCCGCGGAGGGCGAGTGGTTGTTCTGGGTCACGGTGAATCTCGACACGGGAGAGACCCGCTTCGCGACCACCAACGACGAGCACAACCAGAACAAGGCCCTCTACCAGCAGTGGGTGGCCGAGAACTCGTGA
- a CDS encoding shikimate dehydrogenase, whose product MRAAVIGHPVAHSLSPVLHRAAYAALGIDDVWRYEAVDVTEDQLPGFVAGLDGTWAGLSVTMPLKQAVRPLLHHVEPLADVVGAVNTVLIQGSGAGRVLTGANTDVHGLVAALGEGGIAGGLRSAVVLGAGATAASTLAALAQLGCTTPTVHVRSVARAAGLLRAAHRMGVSPVLRPLDEAPAALRSAGAVVSTLPAHAADDLAGALAGPVGGVLLDVVYDPRPTALSQAWAAAGGTVVGGERMLLHQAVEQVRLMTGHPAPVEAMGRALEAALVTTV is encoded by the coding sequence ATGCGGGCGGCCGTGATCGGCCACCCGGTGGCGCACTCGCTGTCGCCCGTGCTGCACCGGGCCGCGTACGCCGCCCTGGGCATCGACGACGTCTGGCGGTACGAGGCCGTCGACGTCACGGAGGACCAGCTGCCGGGGTTCGTCGCCGGGCTCGACGGGACGTGGGCAGGGCTGAGCGTCACCATGCCGCTCAAGCAGGCGGTCCGCCCCCTGCTGCACCACGTCGAGCCGCTGGCCGACGTCGTCGGCGCGGTCAACACGGTGCTCATCCAGGGCTCCGGTGCCGGACGCGTCCTCACGGGTGCGAACACCGACGTGCACGGGCTGGTCGCGGCCCTGGGCGAGGGCGGCATCGCCGGGGGGCTGCGCAGCGCCGTGGTGCTCGGCGCCGGCGCCACCGCTGCGTCGACCCTGGCGGCGCTCGCCCAGCTCGGCTGCACCACCCCGACGGTGCACGTGCGCTCGGTGGCCCGCGCCGCCGGCCTGCTGCGTGCCGCGCACCGCATGGGCGTCAGCCCGGTCCTGCGTCCGCTCGACGAGGCCCCGGCCGCGCTGCGGTCGGCGGGCGCCGTCGTCTCCACGCTGCCCGCGCACGCCGCCGACGACCTTGCGGGCGCTCTGGCCGGCCCCGTGGGCGGCGTCCTGCTCGACGTCGTCTACGACCCGCGCCCCACCGCCCTGTCGCAGGCGTGGGCCGCGGCGGGCGGCACCGTCGTGGGCGGCGAGCGGATGCTCCTGCACCAGGCCGTCGAGCAGGTCCGCCTGATGACCGGCCACCCCGCACCGGTGGAGGCGATGGGGCGGGCCCTGGAGGCCGCGCTCGTCACCACCGTCTGA
- a CDS encoding GspE/PulE family protein: MKQLGEILLDEGFVTESQLLAAMDEQMTRGSSLGRTLVELGVLSEGQLVQALAQQVGMQFVDLDEYPVERAAVAMVPGALCRRYTVLPVGFSDGAILLATADPGNVVAVDDVRSISGRAVVPVIAAYDNLLRAIDRYVRADGEMEDLSSAFEDEHAEPEADLSRLGEFVDDDAPIVRYVNLLVTQAITDRASDIHIEPTEHDLRVRYRIDGVLHETQRSPKNIQGGVISRVKIMSDIDIAEKRKPQDGRMSVVHNGRKIDLRVATLPTVWGEKIVMRILDNSTASLDLRDLSFLDHNYTTYREAYTKPYGMILVTGPTGSGKSTTLYATLNAVSKPEINVITVEDPVEYRLPGINQVQVNPKAGLTFAGALRSILRSDPDVVLLGEIRDHETAQIAVEAALTGHLVLSTLHTNDAPSAVTRLTEMGIEPFLVGSALDAVVAQRLARRLCGKCKEPYTPTPHELEAARFPWMPGEPVPELFRPAGCATCSRTGYRGRLALHEVMRVTEEIERHAVAHSSAADISATAVKQGMITLREDGWYKVAAGDTSIEEILRVVA; the protein is encoded by the coding sequence GTGAAGCAGCTCGGGGAGATCCTGCTCGACGAAGGATTCGTGACGGAGTCGCAGCTGCTGGCTGCGATGGACGAGCAGATGACGCGGGGCAGCTCCCTGGGGCGCACGCTCGTCGAGCTGGGCGTCCTGTCGGAGGGGCAGCTGGTCCAGGCGCTCGCCCAGCAGGTCGGCATGCAGTTCGTCGACCTCGACGAGTACCCGGTGGAGCGCGCCGCGGTCGCGATGGTGCCCGGTGCGCTGTGCCGGCGGTACACGGTCCTGCCCGTCGGGTTCTCCGACGGCGCGATCCTCCTGGCCACGGCCGACCCGGGCAACGTCGTCGCGGTCGACGACGTGCGGTCCATCTCGGGCCGGGCCGTCGTGCCCGTGATCGCGGCGTACGACAACCTGCTGCGGGCCATCGACCGGTACGTGCGCGCGGACGGCGAGATGGAGGACCTCTCGTCGGCGTTCGAGGACGAGCACGCCGAGCCCGAGGCCGACCTGTCGCGCCTGGGCGAGTTCGTCGACGACGACGCGCCCATCGTGCGCTACGTGAACCTGCTGGTCACGCAGGCGATCACCGACCGGGCGTCGGACATCCACATCGAGCCGACCGAGCACGACCTGCGGGTGCGGTACCGCATCGACGGGGTGCTGCACGAGACGCAGCGCTCGCCCAAGAACATCCAGGGCGGCGTGATCAGCCGCGTGAAGATCATGAGCGACATCGACATCGCGGAGAAGCGCAAGCCGCAGGACGGCCGCATGTCCGTGGTGCACAACGGGCGCAAGATCGACCTGCGCGTGGCGACGCTGCCGACGGTGTGGGGCGAGAAGATCGTCATGCGCATCCTCGACAACTCCACCGCTAGCCTGGACCTGCGGGACCTGTCGTTCCTCGACCACAACTACACGACGTACCGCGAGGCGTACACCAAGCCCTACGGGATGATCCTCGTGACCGGGCCCACGGGCTCCGGCAAGTCCACGACCCTGTACGCGACGCTGAACGCGGTGTCCAAGCCCGAGATCAACGTCATCACCGTCGAGGACCCCGTCGAGTACCGGCTGCCCGGGATCAACCAGGTGCAGGTCAACCCCAAGGCCGGCCTGACGTTCGCCGGGGCGCTGCGGTCCATCCTGCGGTCCGACCCCGACGTGGTGCTGCTCGGTGAGATCCGTGACCACGAGACCGCGCAGATCGCCGTCGAGGCGGCCCTGACCGGTCACCTCGTGCTCTCCACGCTGCACACCAACGACGCCCCGTCGGCCGTGACCCGACTGACCGAGATGGGCATCGAGCCGTTCCTCGTGGGCTCGGCGCTGGACGCCGTGGTCGCCCAGCGGCTCGCGCGGCGCCTGTGCGGCAAGTGCAAGGAGCCGTACACCCCGACCCCGCACGAGCTCGAGGCCGCCCGGTTCCCGTGGATGCCCGGCGAGCCCGTGCCCGAGCTGTTCCGTCCCGCGGGCTGCGCCACGTGCTCGCGCACCGGCTACCGGGGGCGTCTCGCGCTGCACGAGGTCATGCGGGTCACCGAGGAGATCGAGCGCCACGCCGTCGCGCACTCCTCGGCCGCGGACATCAGCGCCACCGCCGTCAAGCAGGGCATGATCACGCTCCGCGAGGACGGCTGGTACAAGGTCGCCGCGGGGGACACGTCGATCGAGGAGATCCTGCGCGTCGTCGCCTGA
- a CDS encoding type IV pilus twitching motility protein PilT: protein MTDSYPSGEPRRPLPPYRPAGPQAGPAPQAVYAPIPSQGAAPSAPMHAVPAPVPAYATAPGHAQGAGPAHAQGAWGSMTPGVPTAAPPAPPEGLPPYVPPAAVPAGQVPPPAHTSVPVPASMRVAAPAPGAPAPQTRAAGRAAARAGVGQDRREDDIDVDQVLRELVRLGGSDAHLTTGSVPMARVSGSLKALDGFAVVEGDALRRSLYAILSQKQRERFEEHLELDLSYSVRNLARFRVNLYQQREAVGAAFRVIPYEIKPLEELGVPPVVGSFANLPRGLVLVTGPTGSGKSTTLAAVIDLANRTREDHIMTVEDPIEFLHNHKKCLVNQREIGQDTHSFANALKHVLRQDPDIILVGEMRDLETISVALTAAETGHLVFATLHTQDAAQTIDRIIDVFPPSQQAQVRTQLAGALQGVVSQTLCKRADSPGRAVATEVLVATPGIRNLIREGKTHQIYSAMQAGAQQGMHTLDQHLAELVKSGRVSYEVGLEKCHHVEDYNRLTGRSGSAPQGGAGGYGGPGY from the coding sequence GTGACCGACTCCTACCCGAGCGGGGAGCCGAGGCGGCCGCTGCCGCCGTACCGGCCCGCGGGGCCCCAGGCGGGCCCGGCACCGCAGGCGGTGTACGCGCCCATCCCGTCGCAGGGAGCCGCCCCGTCGGCGCCCATGCACGCCGTGCCCGCGCCGGTGCCCGCGTACGCGACGGCACCGGGCCACGCGCAGGGCGCTGGGCCCGCGCACGCGCAGGGCGCGTGGGGCTCGATGACCCCCGGTGTGCCGACCGCCGCACCGCCCGCCCCGCCCGAGGGGCTGCCGCCCTACGTGCCGCCGGCCGCCGTGCCCGCGGGGCAGGTCCCGCCGCCCGCGCACACGTCCGTCCCGGTGCCCGCCTCCATGCGTGTCGCCGCGCCGGCACCGGGTGCGCCGGCACCGCAGACCCGGGCCGCCGGCCGCGCCGCCGCCCGCGCAGGCGTGGGGCAGGACCGGCGCGAGGACGACATCGACGTCGACCAGGTGCTGCGCGAGCTCGTCCGCCTCGGCGGGTCGGACGCGCACCTGACGACGGGCTCGGTGCCGATGGCCCGGGTCAGCGGGTCGCTCAAGGCGCTCGACGGGTTCGCCGTCGTGGAGGGCGACGCGCTGCGCCGGTCGCTGTACGCGATCCTGTCGCAGAAGCAGCGCGAGCGGTTCGAGGAGCACCTCGAGCTCGACCTGTCGTACTCGGTGCGCAACCTGGCCCGGTTCCGCGTGAACCTCTACCAGCAGCGCGAGGCCGTCGGTGCCGCGTTCCGCGTGATCCCCTACGAGATCAAGCCGCTCGAGGAGCTCGGCGTGCCGCCGGTCGTCGGGTCGTTCGCGAACCTGCCGCGCGGCCTGGTGCTCGTCACGGGGCCCACGGGCTCGGGCAAGTCGACGACGCTGGCGGCGGTGATCGACCTCGCGAACCGCACCCGCGAGGACCACATCATGACCGTCGAGGACCCCATCGAGTTCCTCCACAACCACAAGAAGTGCCTGGTCAACCAGCGCGAGATCGGGCAGGACACCCACTCGTTCGCCAACGCGCTCAAGCACGTGCTGCGCCAGGACCCCGACATCATCCTCGTCGGCGAGATGCGCGACCTGGAGACCATCTCGGTCGCGCTGACCGCCGCCGAGACGGGGCACCTGGTGTTCGCGACCCTGCACACCCAGGACGCGGCGCAGACCATCGACCGCATCATCGACGTGTTCCCGCCGTCGCAGCAGGCCCAGGTGCGCACCCAGCTCGCCGGGGCGCTGCAGGGCGTGGTGTCCCAGACGCTGTGCAAGCGCGCGGACTCGCCGGGGCGTGCGGTCGCGACCGAGGTGCTGGTGGCCACGCCGGGCATCCGCAACCTCATCCGTGAGGGCAAGACCCACCAGATCTACTCGGCGATGCAGGCCGGTGCCCAGCAGGGCATGCACACCCTCGACCAGCACCTGGCCGAGCTCGTGAAGTCCGGCCGCGTGAGCTACGAGGTCGGCCTGGAGAAGTGCCACCACGTCGAGGACTACAACCGGCTCACCGGGCGGTCGGGCTCCGCCCCGCAGGGTGGGGCCGGCGGCTACGGAGGACCGGGGTACTGA
- a CDS encoding type II secretion system F family protein, whose translation MATAKTFEYAVRDRNGKIVKGRVEAPNEAAVANRLREMGLAAVSINQVSTSGLNTEISIPGISDRVTIKDLAILSRQLATMISSGLSLIRALAILAEQTESKPLAKVVAQVRNDVETGQAFSAALAKHHQEFPPLMINMVKAGEVGGFLDEVLISVAANFEAEVKLRGKVKSAMTYPVVVFVIAILAVVGMLLFIVPIFSEMFASLGGELPPATAFLVWLSGVVKWTAIPTAVALAVFAVWWGKHKNDRAVREKVDPVKLKVPVFGKLFQKIAISRFTRNFGSMIHAGVPLLQALEIVGETSGNIVIERATRQVQESVRSGNSLSGPLSDHPIFPPMVVQMMAVGEDTGALDTMLSKVADFYDQEVEATTEQLTSLIEPLMIVVLGSVIGGMIIAMYLPIFTIFEYIQ comes from the coding sequence ATGGCGACGGCGAAGACGTTCGAGTACGCGGTCCGGGACCGCAACGGCAAGATCGTCAAGGGGCGCGTCGAGGCCCCCAACGAGGCGGCCGTCGCGAACCGGCTGCGCGAGATGGGCCTGGCGGCCGTCTCGATCAACCAGGTCAGCACGTCGGGCCTGAACACCGAGATCTCGATCCCCGGCATCAGCGACCGGGTCACGATCAAGGACCTCGCGATCCTGTCGCGCCAGCTCGCGACGATGATCAGCTCGGGCCTGTCGCTGATCCGCGCCCTGGCGATCCTCGCCGAGCAGACGGAGTCCAAGCCCCTGGCGAAGGTCGTCGCGCAGGTGCGCAACGACGTCGAGACGGGGCAGGCCTTCTCGGCGGCGCTGGCCAAGCACCACCAGGAGTTCCCGCCGCTGATGATCAACATGGTCAAGGCGGGCGAGGTCGGCGGGTTCCTCGACGAGGTGCTGATCTCCGTCGCCGCGAACTTCGAGGCCGAGGTCAAGCTGCGCGGCAAGGTGAAGTCCGCGATGACCTACCCGGTCGTGGTGTTCGTCATCGCGATCCTCGCGGTCGTGGGCATGCTGCTGTTCATCGTGCCGATCTTCTCGGAGATGTTCGCGTCCCTCGGCGGCGAGCTGCCCCCGGCGACGGCGTTCCTCGTGTGGCTCTCGGGCGTCGTCAAGTGGACGGCGATCCCGACGGCCGTGGCGCTCGCGGTCTTCGCCGTGTGGTGGGGCAAGCACAAGAACGACCGTGCCGTGCGCGAGAAGGTCGACCCGGTCAAGCTCAAGGTGCCGGTGTTCGGCAAGCTCTTCCAGAAGATCGCCATCTCGCGGTTCACGCGCAACTTCGGGTCGATGATCCACGCGGGCGTCCCGCTGCTGCAGGCCCTGGAGATCGTGGGGGAGACCAGCGGCAACATCGTCATCGAGCGTGCCACGCGCCAGGTCCAGGAGTCGGTGCGGTCCGGCAACTCGCTGTCCGGCCCGCTGTCCGACCACCCGATCTTCCCGCCGATGGTGGTGCAGATGATGGCGGTCGGCGAGGACACCGGGGCCCTGGACACGATGCTGTCGAAGGTCGCGGACTTCTACGACCAGGAGGTCGAGGCGACCACCGAGCAGCTCACCAGCCTCATCGAGCCGCTCATGATCGTGGTCCTCGGCTCCGTCATCGGCGGCATGATCATCGCGATGTACCTGCCGATCTTCACCATCTTCGAGTACATCCAGTAG
- a CDS encoding type IV pilin protein produces MTPDHPAAGGAARERGFTLTELLVVVIIIGVLAAIAVPVLIGQRTSAIEASVQSDLRNLLVAVTAAREGDAAMDADKVRDDVRVTPGNTLDVVVDAGVYCLRGASDRGGRTYVLDADGLRPQGGGDCGGAAVLTLP; encoded by the coding sequence GTGACCCCTGACCACCCCGCCGCCGGCGGGGCCGCGCGCGAGCGCGGGTTCACGCTGACCGAGCTGCTCGTCGTCGTGATCATCATCGGCGTGCTCGCGGCGATCGCCGTGCCCGTGCTCATCGGGCAGCGGACCTCGGCGATCGAGGCGTCCGTGCAGTCCGACCTGCGCAACCTGCTCGTCGCGGTCACCGCGGCGCGCGAGGGCGACGCTGCCATGGACGCCGACAAGGTGCGGGACGACGTGCGCGTCACGCCCGGCAACACGCTCGACGTGGTCGTCGACGCCGGCGTCTACTGCCTGCGCGGAGCGAGCGACCGCGGCGGGCGCACGTACGTGCTCGACGCCGACGGGCTGCGCCCCCAGGGCGGCGGCGACTGCGGGGGAGCGGCCGTCCTCACGCTGCCCTGA
- a CDS encoding type IV pilin protein produces MIARIRKAMDEKEQGFTLVELLVVVIIIGILAAIAIPVFLNQRQGAVDAGIKSDLRTIATAVETAFINTQEYPATANGTGTVTIDGEDIVLSNEQTVVEYTNVGDGTYTITGINTDAGTGLTFTYDSAAGGLDPEGQ; encoded by the coding sequence ATGATCGCTCGCATCCGTAAGGCCATGGACGAGAAGGAGCAGGGCTTCACGCTCGTCGAGCTCCTCGTCGTCGTCATCATCATCGGCATCCTCGCCGCCATCGCCATCCCGGTCTTCCTGAACCAGCGTCAGGGCGCCGTGGACGCGGGGATCAAGTCCGACCTGCGCACCATCGCGACCGCAGTCGAGACGGCGTTCATCAACACGCAGGAGTACCCGGCCACGGCCAACGGCACCGGCACCGTCACGATCGACGGCGAGGACATCGTGCTCTCGAACGAGCAGACGGTCGTGGAGTACACGAACGTCGGCGACGGCACGTACACCATCACGGGCATCAACACCGACGCCGGGACGGGTCTGACGTTCACGTACGACTCCGCCGCTGGTGGGCTCGACCCCGAGGGCCAGTGA